GGCCAATCGTATTGTTTCTCGAATACTCGATGAGCTCGGAGCCAGCGTCAAACCAGGCGTATCGACCATGCTTTTCGAGGAGATCTGCCGGGCCCGGTGCGACGAGTACGATGTGCGTCCGGCATTTCTCGGGTATCAGGGATTTCCCTTTGCCCTGTGTTGTTCTGTGAATGAAGAGATTGTGCACGGCTTTCCCTCCAAGGAGCGCATTCTGGAAAAGGGCGATATCGTCAGTTTTGACATGGGTGTCGTGTATAACGGTTTTTATGGTGACTCCGCCCGCACCTTTGGTGTAGGAGAGGTTTCCGATGAAGCAAGAAAACTCATGGATGTGACCCGTGAGTCTCTGTATAAGGGTATCGAACAGGCCAAACCCGGTAACAACCTGTATGACATCTCCGCGGCAATACAGTCATACGTTGAAGGGTTCGGCTTCGGTATAGTTCGTCGTTTTGTAGGGCACGGGATAGGTTCTCATCTTCATGAGAAACCGGAGATCCCAAACTTCGTCCCCAAGGGCATTCCCGGCATTCCTCTTAAAGCCGGCATGGTGCTTGCCATTGAGCCGATGGTCACGGTTGGGAGCTACGAAGTTGAAGTCCTGGAGGACAAATGGACAGCGGTGACAAAGGACAGGAAGCTGTCTGCTCACTTTGAGCACACCATTGCCATTACCTCCGACGGACCGAGGATATTGAGTCTGTCTGAATAGTGCGCCACGGAGATGGCATATTTGGACTTGCTCTTTGTCGGGAAACGCTGTATTAAACACAGCTTCGTTTAAAAGGCCACCCCCGAGTAGGGGGTCTGGGCATTATTGTTATTTAGAAATTGGAGATGGTCATGAAAGTCAGACCTTCTGTTAAGAAAATGTGTTCCAAGTGCAAAGTAATCAGGCGCAACGGCGTCCTGCGGGTGATCTGTGAGAACCCCAGGCATAAGCAGCGTCAAGGATAGAGGGTAAAAACTATGGCACGTATTGCTGGTGTTGATCTGCCGAAGAACAAGCGCATCGATGTTGCGCTGACCTACATTTACGGCATCGGCCGGACCATGGCCCTGCAGATTCTCGAAACGACCAATGTGAATTGGACGACGAACAGCGACGATCTTACTGCCGATGAAGTCAGCCAGATTCGTCTCGAGATCGAAAACAATTACAAGGTTGAGGGTGACCTCCGTCGTGAGATCACCACCAACATCAAACGTCTGATGGACATCGGCTGCTACCGCGGCCTGCGTCATCGTCGCGGTCTGCCCGTTCGCGGTCAGAAATCCAAGACCAACGCCCGTACCCGCAAGGGTCCCCGCCGTTCGGTTATGGGTCGTAAGAAGAAATAAGTTCGATACGCGACTATCGCTGGCGCGCCTGTGAGCGCGTAGGCGTTTTATAAGACTTTTATTCAACGGAGATTAAGGCAATGGCTAAACCCCGTCGCTCTGGGAAGAAGAAAGAGAAGAAAAACATTCCCGTCGGTATTGCTCATGTCAAGGCCACGTTCAATAATACGATCGTGACTTTCACGGATGTTAAGGGCAATGTCGTCAGTTGGGCTTCTGCAGGCGCTCACTTCAAGGGTTCCCGCAAGTCCACTCCTTTCGCGGCACAGATGGCTGCTGAGTCCGCTGCCAAGCGCGCTCAGGATTCCGGCATGCGTACCGTCGGCATTTACGTCAAGGGCCCCGGGTCCGGACGTGAGGCCGCCATGCGCGCCATCAACAATGTAGGCTTCAAGGTCACCTTCATCAGGGATATCACCCCGATTCCCCACAATGGTTGCCGTCCGCCTAAACGCCGCAGGGTCTAATTAAGGAGATTTATCGTGGCAAGATATACTCAAGCAAAATGCAAGCTGTGCCGCCGCGAGGGAGAAAAGCTCTTCCTCAAAGGTGATCGCTGCTACACTGATAAGTGCGCTTACGAAAAGCGTCCCTACCCCCCGGGACATTCCGGTCGGATGCGTCACAAGATGTCCGATTACGCCATCCAGCTGCGTGAAAAGCAGAAGGTCCGCCGCATGTACGGCGTGCTCGAAGGCCAGTTCCGCATGTACTACCAGCGTGCCGACGGCATGAAGGGTGTCACCGGTCACAACCTGTTGATTCTTCTTGAACGCCGTCTTGATAACGTCATTTACCGTCTTGGCTTTGCCAACTCGCGCAACCAGGCTCGTCAGCTGGTGCTGCACGGTATTTTCAAGCTCAACGGTCGTCGTGTGAACATTCCGTCCATGCAGGTCAAGGCCGAGGATGTCATCGAAGTTCGCGAAGAAGCCCGCAAGGTTCCTGTGATTAACGAAGCCCAGGAAGTCATCGCCCGCCGCGGTTGCCCTGAGTGGCTCGAGTCCGACGGCGCCAACTTCAAGGGCACGGTCAAGGCCATGCCGAGCCGGGACGACATCCAGTTCCCGATCAACGAGCAGCTGATTGTCGAATTGTACTCCAAGTAAATAGGGGACTACATGCTTATTGAGAACGGCGACAAACTCATCAACACCCGCAACTGGAGCGAACTGGTCAAGCCCGAGTCCCTCGTGCGCGACTCCAAGTCCTCCAGAATGTACGGCAAGTTCATCTGCGAACCCTTGGAGCGCGGCTATGCCACCACCATCGGCAACGCCATGCGTCGGGTTCTTCTCTCCTCCATGCAGGGCTGTGCCATCGTGTCCGCCTCTGTTGAAGGAGTGCAGCATGAATTCACCACGCTGCCTGGTGTTCTTGAGGACATGACCGAAGTTGTGCTGAACCTGAAGCAGGTTCGCATGGCAATGACCACGGACGAGCCACAACGCTTGGTCCTCGAAGCCAACAAGAAGGGGCAGGTTACTGCGGGCATGATTCAGGAAAATCAGAATGTTACCATTCTGAACAAGGATCAACTCATTGCCACGCTGACTGAGAACCGCACTTTGAAGATGGAATTGGAAGTCCGTATGGGCAAGGGATACGTCCCGGCCGACATGCATGAGGGACTGACCGATGAAATCGGCTCCATGATCCTTGACGCCAGCTATTCCCCTGTCAAGAAGGTCGCATATTCCGTCGAACAGGCGCGTGTTGGCCAGATGACGAACTATGATAAACTCATTCTCGAGGTGTGGACCGATGGTTCTGTCACCCCTGAGGATGCCTGTGCATACAGCGCCAAAATCCTGAAAGAACAGCTTTCGGTGTTCATCAACTTTGATGAGCTTTCTTCCCAGACCATGGAAGAAGAAGACGACTCCATCGATCTGAACCCGAATCTTTTCAAGTCCATTGATGAGCTCGAACTCTCTGTTCGCGCTACCAACTGCTTGAAGGCGGCCAATATCCAATTGGTGGGCGAACTTGTACAGCGGACCGAGCAGACCATGCTCAAGACCAAGAATTTTGGTCGCAAGTCCCTGGACGAAATTCGTCGCGTTTTGGACAGCATGACTCTCAAGTTTGGTATGACTATCGAGGATTTTGACAAGAAATACCAGGAATGGTTGAAGAGGAAAGAGAAAAATGAGGCATAGAAAGTCCGGCCGTAAATTGAATCGGTCCAATACTCACCGTGCCGCCATGTTCAAGAACATGGCCCGCGCGCTCCTGACCTACGAACAGATTCGCACCACCGAGCCCAAAGCCAAGGAACTCCGTCGCATTGTCGACAAGCTGATTACCCTGGCTCTGCGCAACGATCTGCATACACGCCGTCAGGCTTACAAGGTTCTTGGCAGCCACCAGATGGTACAGCGTCTTTTTGATGAAATTGGTCCCCGTTTCGAGGGCGGCCAGGGTGGCTACACCCGCATCATCAAGCTGGCACTGCCCCGTAAGGGTGACTGCGCTCCCATGGTCATCATAGAGTTGACCAAGAAGGCCTCCGAGGTCGTCGCACCTGAAGCTCCGGCTAAGGAAGAGTCCAAGAAGGACACTCCCAAGAAGGCCGAAGCCAAGAAGGATGACAAGAAGCCTGCCAAGAAGGCTCCTGCCAAGAAAGCCGTTGAGAAGGCTGACGAGGCAGAAAAGAAACCTGCCAAGAAGGCTGCTCCCAAGAGCGAAACCGACGCAGAATAAATTGAAAAGGGCAGGCCTTGAGCCTGCCCTTTTTTTGGCTTTATCTATTGAAAAAATAAATCTAATGGATTGGTCTTATGGACATCAGAAAGCTTGAAGCGTTTTGCAAGGTATTTGAACTGCAGAGTTTTTCCAAAGCAGGCGAAGCCATGTTCCTTTCGCAGCCCACTATCAGTTCTCATGTCGCCAATCTTGAAGATGAATTGGGAGTGAGGCTCTTTGATCGATTGGGACGCAAGGTTCTGCCTACCCAAGCCGGAGAAGTCCTGTACAAGAGCATGGTCACTATATTCCGTAACCTTGAACAGGCCAAGGCATCCATTGAGATGCTCAGGGATCGGGTCGTGGGAGAGTTGCAGATAGGGTGCAGTACTATTCCCTCGCACAGCATTTTGCCCGCGCTTTTGGCTGATTTTTCCACGCGATATCCTGATGTGTCCTTTACGGTGCATACCGCTGACTCGGCTGAAGTGATAAAACGTGTTGCCTGTGGCGACTGGCCGGTGGGCATTGTCGGCAAGAAGCCGGAAGAAGATGAGTTGGTTTCCAAGCTGCTTGTCAAAGACAAGACCATCGTGGTGGCGGCGCCTGACGCGTCGTGGCTACCGGTCGGAGATGACCCCATTGAGTTGGATAAACTCATTCAACTGCCTTGGGTCATGCGAATAAAAGGTTCGGCAACGCGTCTGGTGTTGGAGAGAGAACTCGCTCTGGCCGGGCATTCCTTGCAAAGCCTTAATATCCGCTGTCGAGTGGAAGGCACCTGCGAAAGTCTGGCCCATGCCGCCAACAAGGTTGGTGTCTGCTTTACCTCTCGGTTGGCCGCACAGCCTCTTTTGTCCAGCGGTGAGGTGAAACAGTTGAATGTTCCTGCTTTGGAAGGGGATCGCCAGTTCTATCTCATTCATCACGGCGGACGGTACATGTTCCCGGCCCTCAAGGCCTTTATCGGGTTCCACCAGTAGGCGTTCTGATCAGGGGATGAATTCGAGTCTGGGCACTTGCTTGATGAGTCCGGACTCAAGGAGGTTTTCATAGAAAACCTTCAATCCCCTTTGTTCTTCTTCACCGAAATCATAGACCAATCCGTCGAAGTAGGAGCACATCTCCTCATCGTTCAGGCAGCTTTCTTCCGCTGCCATGACACAGACTTCGCTCATGTGATCCACGCCCCATCGCTTGCCTTGCTGAAGTTGGCAAACTCCTTTTTCAAGTGCAGCCCGGTTCCTGATCCAGCTATTTCGCTGTACAAGCCAGACGCCGAAGATGAATGGCAGTCCGGTCAATTCCCGCCACGCTTCTCCCAGATCTATCCGGTGCGGATAATCGGGATGGTAGCGCAGGTTCAGCGCTTCGTCGCCGATGGCCAGGATGGCTTCGGGGCGTTCGCCGTTTTTCAGGGCAAGGGATGCGTTTCCTGTGGTGAAATCTGTTCGTATTTTCCAGTGCTTTGTCAGTAAAATTCGGAGCAGGGCCGCAGAGGTATGCGTCTGTGCGCTGACCAGGATGGTCGTGCCCGACAGTTTTTCCATGGGACGGCGGCACAGAAGGAGTACGCTTTGCACCGGCCCCCGACTGCCGATAGCTATGTCGGGAATGAGGTAATATTTTTCCGGGTGGCGAGCATATTCGATACTGGAAGCGGCAGACAGATCGAGCAGACCGTCATCCATGAGCCGGTTGAGTTCCGAGGGCGGACCGGATGAAATTGCGAAATCGTTCTCTATGAGGCCTGTTTCCAGCGGATGATAAATGGGCAACACGTTGAGATACCCTATTTTCCCAAGGCGAAGGGGCATTATTCCGCCTCCATAAGCGTATAGTTCATGGTTCGTTGTCTGGGAGTGAAACCGGCGGTTTTGACCAGCCGATGGATATCCTCGCGTGACAGCCGGAAGGCTACGCCAGCGGCCTTGACCACGTTTTCCTCGATCATGGTGGATCCGAAGTCGTTGCCGCCGAAATAGAGGGCCAACTGGGCGATTTCCGGTCCCATGGTCACCCAGGAGACCTGGATGTTGTCCACGTTGTCCAGTACCAGTCGCGATACGGCCAGGGTTCGCAGGTATTCCACGCTGGTCAGTTTGCGGCAATGGGGCAATTCGGTGTGGTCTGGCTGGAAGGTCCAGGGTATGAAGGCCGTGAATCCGCCGGTGCGGTCCTGGACGTCTCGAACGCGGAACAAGTGTTCCAGGCGTTGGGCCGGTGTCTCCACGTGTCCGAACATCATTGTCGCCGTGGTCCGCATGCCCTGGCGGTGCGCTTCTTCCATAACGCCCAGCCATTGGGCGGTGGGACATTTGTTGGGTGCCACCTCGGTGCGGACCGCGTCCACCAGGATTTCCGCTCCACCGCCGGGAATGGAATCCAGACCTGCGGCGCGCAACCGTTCCAAGACCTCGGAAACCGGGATACGTTCCTTTTCGCTCCAGAAAACAACTTCCGGCGGAGAAAAAGCGTGGATGTGGATCGGGTAATTGGTCTTGATGAATCGGAGCAGGTCTTCGTACCAGGTCAGGGGAAGGTCGGGGTGATGGCCGCCCTGCATGAGGATCTGGGTGCCGCCCAGCGAGAGGGTCTCTTGGATTTTCCGGCCGATCTCCTCGAAGCTGAGGACATAGCCTTCAGCCTGGCCGGGTTCCCGGTAGAACGCGCAAAATTTGCAGCAGCACACGCATATGTTGGAATAGTTGATGTTCCTGTCCACCACGTAGGTGACTACCGGCTCCGGGTGTTTTTGCAGGCGGACCTGGTGTGCGAGATGGCCGAGATCATGGAATTCAGCTTCGGCATAGACGGTCATGGCTTCTTCAAAATCAATGCGCCCGCCATCCAGAATCTTTGAAAAAATTGTATCAAGCTTACTCATGTGCTACTCGTCTGGTTCATTTCGTGATCGTCTGCCCATCCGCGATAATGCGGCCTGAAAAGTTCAGGAGAAGAAGGGGATGGGGGCTGCGGGATTCTTTACATCTCGTTGAAAAAGCCGTCGCGTTCAATCGGGGTGCAACCGCAGCCGCGGATCATTTCCTTGAGATCGTTGCGGGTCATGCCCTGATCCGAGGTGGCCCCGGCCTCGTGACCGATCTTTTCCTCCACCACGGTGCCGTCGAAATCATCGGCGCCGAATTTGAGGGCGGCCTGAGCCAGCTTGACGCCGAGCATCACCCAATACGCCTTGATGTGCGGGATGTTGTCGAGCATGAGGCGGCTTATGGCTATGGTTTGCAGCTTTTCCAGGCCCGTCAGCGGATTTTCGATGGCCAGCCGACTGTTTTCGGTCAGAAAGGGCAGGGGGATGAAACAGGTGTATCCGTGCCCCCGATCCTGGGATTCGCGCAGCCGGATCAGGTGATCGACGCGGTCCCGGATGGATTCGATGTGGCCGAAGAGCATGGTGCAGTTGGTCTTCATGCCGAGAGCATGTGCCTCTTCGTGTACGGCCAGCCATTCATCGGCCGTGGATTTGCGCGGACATATCTGCTTTCGTATCTCGGGATTGAATATTTCTGCGCCGCCACCGGGCAGCATGTCCAGGCCGGACTGGTTCAGCCGGGTCAGGACTTCCTTGGTGGGCACTCCCTCCAGGCGGGCGAAATGGGCGATTTCCACGGCGGTAAAGCATTTGAGCACCACTTCGGGCAGGCGTTTCTTGACGGCCTGCATGAGGTGTTCGAAATAGTCCAGGCCCAGCCGGGGGTGACAGCCGCCCACGATGTGGATTTCCCGTGGGGTCAGGGAGGTCGAATCGATCTTGGCGATGACGTCGTCCGCTTCGAGCACGAAACCGCCGTCCTGACCGTCCTCGCGCTGGTAGGCGCAGAAGGTGCAGCCGTTGACGCAGATGTTGGTATAGTTGACGTGCTGGTTGATCACATAGAATGCCTTGTCGCCGTGAAGCCGGGCACGCATCCGATGGGCCAGCGCGCCCACCGCCAGCGGCTCGGGGCATTCAAAGAGTCGTACGCCGTCTTCGAAAGACAGCCGCTCGCCGGTTTCGACCTTGGCGCGGATGTCTGCCAGACCCATGTTGTCGAAATAGTCGCTTTTGAACAGATTCATGGAAGATCTCCTAACAGGATGCTTCGGTCAGGCCGTGTCGAAGGAAATTCGTCAGGCCAAGGGCTTTTTCCGAGAGTGAAAGATGGGCGGGTTCCAGGCCCGGGTCCAGTGAGGGAACGGCGTGCCCCTGGAGAAACCGGTCCAGGATGGCATGCAGGTTGAAGACGGCCATATCAACATTCAGGCCTTCTGGCAGATGCCCTGCCTTGATGCCGTCTTCGACGAGTTGCCGGAGAAATCTGGCCAGCGCCCCTCGGATTTCGCCGAGGAAGCGTTCGCGTAAAGGGAAGTTTTCGTTGAACAGCATTTTCAGGTAGATGCGATAGATGTGCGGATGCGCGTCCACGAACTTGCAGCCGGCGATAAAGCTCTGTTCAATGCGTTCAAAAAAATCGTGCCCCGGCGTGTCGCGGATTTCCTTGAGAGGTTTCTTGAATTGGGCCACGGCGTGGCCGAAGATGTGCTCGAACAATCCCTGCTTGTTGCCGAAATACTTGAACAGCGATCCCTTGGCGATGCCGAGGCGGTCGACAATGCGGTTGACGCTCGCCTGGTGATACCCGTGGTCTGCAAATTCCCGTGTGGCCTCGGCCAGGACGCGTTGCTGTTTTTCCTCGGGCAGGTTTTCGAAGGTCTTGTTGTTGTGCGTCATGGTACGGGCTTGCTCTTTGTAGCTGGTTCCGTTAGTGGTGACCAGGTGGTCACCATGTTTATAGCCGCTTTGTCTTCCTGTCAAGCTGGTGCTGAAAGATAAATATTATAGAGAGATATAATGTCAGATACGCTCACCCTCGGTTATTCTCCCTGTCCCAACGACACCTTCATATTTCATGCTCTGGCTTCTGGCCTGGTGGACTGGCCCGGAGGGCTGTCCGTCACCCTGGCCGATGTGGAGGAACTCAATGCCATGGCCGGTTCCGGCGCTCTGGACGTGGTCAAGGTGTCCGTGGCCGCCGCTGCGGGCATTCTGGACGACTATGTGCTTTTGCGGGCGGGCGGGGCCATGGGCTACGGCGTAGGGCCGATCCTGGTGGCTGGGGAGCAGCGCTCCCTGGAATCCCTGGATGGCGGAAAAGTGGCTATCCCCGGTCGCAGGACCACGGCAAACCTGTTGTTTGGAATGTGCTGTCGCGAGGCCGGAATCACTGTGGACACGGTGGAAATGGTCTTTGACCAGGTCATGCCCGCTGTTGAAGCCGGTGCGGCAGGAGCGGGCGTGGTCATCCATGAAGGGCGGTTTACCTTTGGGGAAAGCGGGTTGGTCCGAATCCTGGATCTCGGGGCGTGGTGGGAGGCGTATACCGGTTTGCCGCTTCCGCTGGGTGCCATTGCGGTCAAACGTTCTCTGGGCGAGGACGTTGCCAGGAGCATGAACAAGGCCATCCGTCAAAGTTTGCTGGCGGCCCGCGCCAATCCCGGTCTTGGGCGGGAGTATGTCCGAAAACATGCCCAGGAGATGGATGAAGCGGTTATTCGCAGGCACATCGAGACGTTCGTCACCGACTACAGCCTGGATGTGGGAGATGCTGGGGTCGAAGCCGTGATGGGGCTTTTGTCCGAGGCAGGGTGTACCCGCAAAGACATCTTTATTACTCTTTAGGCGGGTTGTCTTTTCCTGGGCGCTCTGTCTTGGCTGATGAATACCCCGGCGATCACCAGGGCGGAGGCGGCGTACTGCATCCAGTTGAGCCTCTCGCCAAGTATGACCATCCCCATGATCAGGGTGATCACCGGGATGAGGTTGATGAAGGAAGAGGCCTGTCCGGCGGAGATCTTGGACATGCCGTAGTTGTACATGCCGTATGCGAAGATGGTCACGAAGATGCCCAGATAGAATATGGTGGCCAGACCGGCCAGATCGATCGTGGTCGGCAGCGTGGTGGATGGCAGGAAGAGCAGCGGGAAGTAGAACACGGCTCCTATGAACGCCTGGATCATGGTCAGAAACCACGGATTATAGCGCGGTGAGAGCTTCTTGAAGGCGATCATGTAGCCGCAGGCACAGATCATGGCCAGAAATTCGAGGAAGTTGCCGAGCACGGGGTTGGAGGCGGTTTCCGTGGATTCAGCTACGGCGGACAGTACGACCGCCCCCACGATGGCCAGTCCGAAACCGGCGACCGTGCGCTTGGTCAGTGGCTCATTCAGGGTCAGGCGGGCGGCCACCGCCACCATGAGCGGCAGCAGGGCGCAGATCATGCCGGCTTGGGATGCGTCAGTGTAAGAGAGGGAGAGGGCCTCGAAAATGAAGTAGAAGCCCGGTTCGCAGATGCCCATGAAGGCGAGCAGCTTCCAGTCGCCGGGCCGGTAGTCGATGTGTCTCAGGGTCTTGAAGACGAGCATGAAGCCGAGGCTGGCCACGAACATGCGTCCGAAGATGACCACCATGGGGTCGAATTTCTGAAAGGCGAATTTGAGCGCTATGAACGAGCTGGACCAGAGCAGGACAGCAGCCCAAAGCGCCAGTAATGCCTTTGTTTTTCCTTCAACCAATGCCATGCGGGTTTCCTTTGTAAACGTCTTGGCCTGTCTAACACCGTTCAGTCTGCATGGGAACTGCATATGGCATCATATAATTGGATGAAGTTGATTTGCCGTGCCGGTGCCGCATACGTAAAGAGGGTTCCGCTTTTGCGGAACCCTCTTTACGGTGTTCTATGAAATATCCCTTCTAGTGGGGACAGACGGCAAGGATGTTGACGGGTTTGAAACCGTTGCCCGGGTCTTCTGCGTAGCGGCAGCCCAGATGGGAATCATCCCGTTTGTTTATGATGTCCTGTTCCGAACCGAGATAGTGCGGGCAGTTGTTGTTGTTGCAGACCAGAATGACGCCCCAGCAGGTCTCGGGGGGCGTGAGCCACGCATCCATGACCTGGTTGCAATGAGGGCAGTTTCTGTCCGGCAGTTCCGTGACAATTCCGGCGTATTCATGAATAACCATTGTATCTCCTTGGGGCCAGCGGCAGGCCGTCGTTTATATATGGTGGTCCTGAAGATAATTCCCTTGTCGCCCACGTCAAGGGGCTGGGCGATTATTTTTCCGGAATGGGAGGCAGGTAGCGGAGCAGTTTGAAAAGGGCGCGGGCGCTCTTGGAGGGCTTGTTGCCGGCTTTTTCCCGCCGAGCATTCAGGGTGAGCTGTCTTATGCGCTGGCCTTCCTCCGGGTTGGCTTCGAACAATTCCTGCAACAGATCGTCATCGCCGTTAACCAGCCTGTCACGAATGATTTCGAGACGGTGGAATTCGGCGGTCTTGAGGGAATGCCCCTGTTGGGCGGCCTCCACAATTTCCCGGACATGACTGGTGTCGAAGGTGCGCATGAGCTTGCCCACGTATTGCATGTGCCGCCGAGCAGCCTCGTGTTTGGTGATCTTTTTTATGAGCAGCAGAGCCTTTTCCACTTCAGGGGGCAGGTTCGCATCTTTGACGACGGCATCGCCCAGATTCGCCAGATCGGTTCCGAGCTTTTGCAGTTCATGCATATCGCGTTTGAGTTGGGAGCGGCTGGGGCGCTCGTCCACCTCGTCGAATTCAGCCGGATGGTATGTACTGTTCTTCTTGACCATTATTTCCTGAGTGGCGCTGTGGCCAGATCGTTTTCGAGTTCTGTGAAGATGGCCTGGACGCCTTGGGTCATGGCCTGGACCAGGGATTGGGGGTCAGGTTCGGCAATGGGGATGCGTTTTGAATAGGTGTTGGAGAAGACGATGACGTTTTCAGCAGTGGATTCATCCACCGCGAAGAACTGCATTTCCACCACGGCTGTCG
This sequence is a window from Pseudodesulfovibrio sp. S3. Protein-coding genes within it:
- the map gene encoding type I methionyl aminopeptidase translates to MKKFRGVFLKNDKEIGLIREANRIVSRILDELGASVKPGVSTMLFEEICRARCDEYDVRPAFLGYQGFPFALCCSVNEEIVHGFPSKERILEKGDIVSFDMGVVYNGFYGDSARTFGVGEVSDEARKLMDVTRESLYKGIEQAKPGNNLYDISAAIQSYVEGFGFGIVRRFVGHGIGSHLHEKPEIPNFVPKGIPGIPLKAGMVLAIEPMVTVGSYEVEVLEDKWTAVTKDRKLSAHFEHTIAITSDGPRILSLSE
- the rpmJ gene encoding 50S ribosomal protein L36, which codes for MKVRPSVKKMCSKCKVIRRNGVLRVICENPRHKQRQG
- the rpsM gene encoding 30S ribosomal protein S13; this encodes MARIAGVDLPKNKRIDVALTYIYGIGRTMALQILETTNVNWTTNSDDLTADEVSQIRLEIENNYKVEGDLRREITTNIKRLMDIGCYRGLRHRRGLPVRGQKSKTNARTRKGPRRSVMGRKKK
- the rpsK gene encoding 30S ribosomal protein S11, which codes for MAKPRRSGKKKEKKNIPVGIAHVKATFNNTIVTFTDVKGNVVSWASAGAHFKGSRKSTPFAAQMAAESAAKRAQDSGMRTVGIYVKGPGSGREAAMRAINNVGFKVTFIRDITPIPHNGCRPPKRRRV
- the rpsD gene encoding 30S ribosomal protein S4, translated to MARYTQAKCKLCRREGEKLFLKGDRCYTDKCAYEKRPYPPGHSGRMRHKMSDYAIQLREKQKVRRMYGVLEGQFRMYYQRADGMKGVTGHNLLILLERRLDNVIYRLGFANSRNQARQLVLHGIFKLNGRRVNIPSMQVKAEDVIEVREEARKVPVINEAQEVIARRGCPEWLESDGANFKGTVKAMPSRDDIQFPINEQLIVELYSK
- a CDS encoding DNA-directed RNA polymerase subunit alpha encodes the protein MLIENGDKLINTRNWSELVKPESLVRDSKSSRMYGKFICEPLERGYATTIGNAMRRVLLSSMQGCAIVSASVEGVQHEFTTLPGVLEDMTEVVLNLKQVRMAMTTDEPQRLVLEANKKGQVTAGMIQENQNVTILNKDQLIATLTENRTLKMELEVRMGKGYVPADMHEGLTDEIGSMILDASYSPVKKVAYSVEQARVGQMTNYDKLILEVWTDGSVTPEDACAYSAKILKEQLSVFINFDELSSQTMEEEDDSIDLNPNLFKSIDELELSVRATNCLKAANIQLVGELVQRTEQTMLKTKNFGRKSLDEIRRVLDSMTLKFGMTIEDFDKKYQEWLKRKEKNEA
- the rplQ gene encoding 50S ribosomal protein L17, whose protein sequence is MRHRKSGRKLNRSNTHRAAMFKNMARALLTYEQIRTTEPKAKELRRIVDKLITLALRNDLHTRRQAYKVLGSHQMVQRLFDEIGPRFEGGQGGYTRIIKLALPRKGDCAPMVIIELTKKASEVVAPEAPAKEESKKDTPKKAEAKKDDKKPAKKAPAKKAVEKADEAEKKPAKKAAPKSETDAE
- a CDS encoding selenium metabolism-associated LysR family transcriptional regulator; this translates as MDIRKLEAFCKVFELQSFSKAGEAMFLSQPTISSHVANLEDELGVRLFDRLGRKVLPTQAGEVLYKSMVTIFRNLEQAKASIEMLRDRVVGELQIGCSTIPSHSILPALLADFSTRYPDVSFTVHTADSAEVIKRVACGDWPVGIVGKKPEEDELVSKLLVKDKTIVVAAPDASWLPVGDDPIELDKLIQLPWVMRIKGSATRLVLERELALAGHSLQSLNIRCRVEGTCESLAHAANKVGVCFTSRLAAQPLLSSGEVKQLNVPALEGDRQFYLIHHGGRYMFPALKAFIGFHQ
- a CDS encoding menaquinone biosynthesis protein yields the protein MPLRLGKIGYLNVLPIYHPLETGLIENDFAISSGPPSELNRLMDDGLLDLSAASSIEYARHPEKYYLIPDIAIGSRGPVQSVLLLCRRPMEKLSGTTILVSAQTHTSAALLRILLTKHWKIRTDFTTGNASLALKNGERPEAILAIGDEALNLRYHPDYPHRIDLGEAWRELTGLPFIFGVWLVQRNSWIRNRAALEKGVCQLQQGKRWGVDHMSEVCVMAAEESCLNDEEMCSYFDGLVYDFGEEEQRGLKVFYENLLESGLIKQVPRLEFIP
- the mqnC gene encoding cyclic dehypoxanthinyl futalosine synthase is translated as MSKLDTIFSKILDGGRIDFEEAMTVYAEAEFHDLGHLAHQVRLQKHPEPVVTYVVDRNINYSNICVCCCKFCAFYREPGQAEGYVLSFEEIGRKIQETLSLGGTQILMQGGHHPDLPLTWYEDLLRFIKTNYPIHIHAFSPPEVVFWSEKERIPVSEVLERLRAAGLDSIPGGGAEILVDAVRTEVAPNKCPTAQWLGVMEEAHRQGMRTTATMMFGHVETPAQRLEHLFRVRDVQDRTGGFTAFIPWTFQPDHTELPHCRKLTSVEYLRTLAVSRLVLDNVDNIQVSWVTMGPEIAQLALYFGGNDFGSTMIEENVVKAAGVAFRLSREDIHRLVKTAGFTPRQRTMNYTLMEAE
- the mqnE gene encoding aminofutalosine synthase MqnE; the encoded protein is MNLFKSDYFDNMGLADIRAKVETGERLSFEDGVRLFECPEPLAVGALAHRMRARLHGDKAFYVINQHVNYTNICVNGCTFCAYQREDGQDGGFVLEADDVIAKIDSTSLTPREIHIVGGCHPRLGLDYFEHLMQAVKKRLPEVVLKCFTAVEIAHFARLEGVPTKEVLTRLNQSGLDMLPGGGAEIFNPEIRKQICPRKSTADEWLAVHEEAHALGMKTNCTMLFGHIESIRDRVDHLIRLRESQDRGHGYTCFIPLPFLTENSRLAIENPLTGLEKLQTIAISRLMLDNIPHIKAYWVMLGVKLAQAALKFGADDFDGTVVEEKIGHEAGATSDQGMTRNDLKEMIRGCGCTPIERDGFFNEM
- a CDS encoding TetR/AcrR family transcriptional regulator, which gives rise to MTGRQSGYKHGDHLVTTNGTSYKEQARTMTHNNKTFENLPEEKQQRVLAEATREFADHGYHQASVNRIVDRLGIAKGSLFKYFGNKQGLFEHIFGHAVAQFKKPLKEIRDTPGHDFFERIEQSFIAGCKFVDAHPHIYRIYLKMLFNENFPLRERFLGEIRGALARFLRQLVEDGIKAGHLPEGLNVDMAVFNLHAILDRFLQGHAVPSLDPGLEPAHLSLSEKALGLTNFLRHGLTEASC
- a CDS encoding 1,4-dihydroxy-6-naphthoate synthase codes for the protein MSDTLTLGYSPCPNDTFIFHALASGLVDWPGGLSVTLADVEELNAMAGSGALDVVKVSVAAAAGILDDYVLLRAGGAMGYGVGPILVAGEQRSLESLDGGKVAIPGRRTTANLLFGMCCREAGITVDTVEMVFDQVMPAVEAGAAGAGVVIHEGRFTFGESGLVRILDLGAWWEAYTGLPLPLGAIAVKRSLGEDVARSMNKAIRQSLLAARANPGLGREYVRKHAQEMDEAVIRRHIETFVTDYSLDVGDAGVEAVMGLLSEAGCTRKDIFITL